DNA from Roseimicrobium sp. ORNL1:
ATCAGTACAGCCGCCGCTCGCTGCTTACCGCGCTGATGGTGAAAAGCTCCAACGACATCGCCCAGGCACTGGCGCGGGACCATGCAGGCTCGCAGGTCGCCTTTGCCGCCCAGATGAACGCCCGAGCGAAGGAGCTGGGCATGAATGACAGCCACTTCGTGAATCCCAATGGCCTTCCCGTGGAAGGCCAGTACTCGACCGCGCGCGATCTGGCGAAGCTCGCCAAGGCCGCCGATGCCCTCCCCCAGATCCGCGCCATGGTGTCCAACCGCACCTATGTTTTCAAGCGCCCGGACGGACGCGAAGAAACGCTGGAGAACACCAACCGCGTACTACGCTCCTACCAGTACTGCGACGGCATGAAAACGGGCTACACCAACCTCTCCGGCTACTGCCTCGTGGCCAGCGGCGAGAAGGAAGGCCGCAGACGCATTGTGGTGGTGCTCAACAGCACGTCCTACTCGGTGTGGAAAGACGCCCAGGCGCTGCTGGAGTGGGCGCTGCAGGGGTGAGAAGCGGGAGCGATGACCAAGGGCAAGCGCCTGGCATTTCAAAGGAGCGCGGACACTCTTGTCCGCCGTCCCTGACCTACCACCATCTTTCCTCAAGCAGGCAAGGCCGCATGCCACCAGCTGCTCCAGAATCGTCATCAGCAACTTCCACATGATGAAGGCGCGCTGCGCAACAGAACGGCGGACAAGAGTGTCCACGCTCCTTT
Protein-coding regions in this window:
- a CDS encoding D-alanyl-D-alanine carboxypeptidase family protein; this translates as MALLPALLICSCDNPEKLDSAIEALKTREQRVVSRETSLLEHEQTLAERERQLAESAATLEKERRELEAQRTQLLADVEKAKRYQQALLLREKRGPAPKVVAERVMVIDPESDEVLLERNADRKGPIASTQKLLTALLVVEGGDMDNMVTIEDADTKCPPVRIGLKAGDQYSRRSLLTALMVKSSNDIAQALARDHAGSQVAFAAQMNARAKELGMNDSHFVNPNGLPVEGQYSTARDLAKLAKAADALPQIRAMVSNRTYVFKRPDGREETLENTNRVLRSYQYCDGMKTGYTNLSGYCLVASGEKEGRRRIVVVLNSTSYSVWKDAQALLEWALQG